The DNA sequence TTGCAAGGATATTCTTGATATATTCTTATCTCTCTTTATCTTTTGCTATCTGTTTGTATGTGGTGTATAATATGCTTACATATTTGGTGAACTATGAAAAACGACGACCGTCGCCGTGAAATAGGTAAAATGTTAATTAAGATTGTAGAATACTTAATTACTATTGCTTTAATTGGTAAGATACTTACCGAAAAAGTTACCATGTCGACAACAATAAGTGTTATAGTAACTGCCTTGATTGTGCTTGTAATTGCATTCTTTACCATTCCACAAAATAAGGAAAAATAGTATGGATACCCTTTATATTCTGCTTGGTGGTATAGTCTTTATTGCACTTTTCTTTCTAGGCCTATCATGGATTCTGGAATATCAAGAAAAGCGCAAACATAGCTAATATGGTATTAACTTTTCTAACGCTTTTCATAATAAGCCTTGTTGTTTTAGGATTGATCTATTACACCCAAAGACCTTCCAAGCGGTCATCCTAACATGGACAATCTAACACTTAGTTTTATAGCTGTAGGAATAATTGTGCTTTTTATTTCCATATTCGTTTATATCCAGGAGCGAAAGAAAAGCATACTCATTAGTATGTATACATAGACCAATATACCCCAAAGCATACCACCAAGAGAATTTGATAACATATTTTTATGCCTATAACGAAAGAACTAGAAAACATCCGTAAATTTGAATCTGTTGGCTTTACTCATGAGCAAGCCGAAATCCTGGCTGAAGCCCTTGAGCAATCCCACATTGACGGACAGCAAAGCCTAAAGGATTTTATTACCACCCAATTCAAAGAGATTGATGTTAAGTTTAAAAACCTTCATAGCGAACTTGACAACAAATTTAAAGACGTCCGTAATGAAATTAACAGCCTGGAACTCCGTATTAAAGCATCTCATACCGATTTACTCATGAAGATATTCGGCATTGTTGTTGGATGTACCAGCATTGCTATTGCCATATCAAAGGTATGGGATTAGCATGACCAATGCATCCCAAAGCATGCTAGCCGTATAAGCTCAAAGCATACATACCACACAAAGAAATCGTTATAATCCATTGAATAGGCTCCTTGTTTTAAATTTAGGTTCAAAGTTTGTATACAATACTTCTATAGTTCTTGGCTTCTCCTGGCCTGCATCTGCCTTGCTGCTTCCCTTGAAGGATTGAAACTCATATTTATGCCAGCCTTTATATAGCTCGTCATACAAGCCATTCTGGTAGTGTGTGACCATTACAACACCCTTTACCATGCTGAGCATCTTTGCAAGGGCTTGGTGGTCATCTAATGAAAAGTTTTTTTCTCCATAGTATCCTTCTGCATTCAAATATGGTGGATCAATGAAGAATAACGTATCTGGACTATCATACCTCTGGATACATTCCCGATAATCAAGGCATTCAATAGTTACTCCCTGCATTCTTCTGGCAACATCATGAAAGGTGTCGATGCTGTTTCGAAAACTCTGCGCTGGATTGCGTCCAGTTACAGAAGGTAATGCAAAGCCGCCTGATTGCATATCACCGCCGAAGCATGTCCGATTGAGGTAATACCATTCTGCAGCCCTTTCAATGTCATTCAACTGTGTAGTTTTAAAATCAACTGCGGAATCAACTGCGGAATTTGCTGTGTAATTTGCTGTGTAATTTGTTTTTCTTATCACGCTCACTGTTTTATTACTTACTCCCAGTTCTCTTGCAATCTGCCTGTCGGATAGTTCAGGGCTTTCCCTTAGCATGGACACTATCTTTTGATACTTCTGGCCTTTCCCCCTTCCCTTTTTAACTGATATGTTAACTGTTGCCACGTCTCTACCTCGAATCCTGTCCCGCATCTCCTGCCACAACTGCCGTGAGTATGGCATGTGCTGGAGCACCTCAACTAACTTCCCCCGTTTCTCTGGATGCTGGAGCACACAGAAGAAGTTAATCAAGTGACCATCAACATCATTCAA is a window from the Candidatus Jettenia sp. genome containing:
- a CDS encoding DNA adenine methylase; translated protein: MSMALKSPINRMGGKYFLKDWLIQHIPQHTLYCEVFGGAGHVLFSKSPSRVEVLNDVDGHLINFFCVLQHPEKRGKLVEVLQHMPYSRQLWQEMRDRIRGRDVATVNISVKKGRGKGQKYQKIVSMLRESPELSDRQIARELGVSNKTVSVIRKTNYTANYTANSAVDSAVDFKTTQLNDIERAAEWYYLNRTCFGGDMQSGGFALPSVTGRNPAQSFRNSIDTFHDVARRMQGVTIECLDYRECIQRYDSPDTLFFIDPPYLNAEGYYGEKNFSLDDHQALAKMLSMVKGVVMVTHYQNGLYDELYKGWHKYEFQSFKGSSKADAGQEKPRTIEVLYTNFEPKFKTRSLFNGL